The following proteins come from a genomic window of Achromobacter sp. AONIH1:
- a CDS encoding DUF2968 domain-containing protein, protein MNVHFIRATARMALLGTALSGLAACASAQQPEAARPAVQQVEDTQAASTPVTPPPPAPAARPASTVAELQSLIQNRQVSELRTTYNGTYGASLLFKPDDLTYYVALFQQKDFWRVVKTQSDKQAEATYRAFAGQSMELAEVDIQRIRLQAEYAHNEKLLASRNAQLSTLQADNTLRMQQEEQVAARQQQSRQEATALADQQKDVRQQLRDLQRQIDALQAQQAQLGGAGASSKRGR, encoded by the coding sequence ATGAACGTCCACTTTATCCGTGCCACCGCGCGCATGGCGCTGTTGGGTACGGCCCTGTCCGGTCTGGCGGCTTGCGCCAGCGCCCAGCAACCCGAAGCGGCCCGGCCCGCGGTCCAGCAGGTTGAAGACACGCAGGCGGCGTCCACGCCGGTGACGCCGCCGCCGCCCGCGCCCGCCGCGCGTCCGGCCAGCACCGTCGCCGAGCTGCAAAGCCTGATCCAGAACCGCCAGGTCTCGGAACTGCGCACGACCTACAACGGCACCTATGGCGCCAGCCTGCTGTTCAAGCCGGACGACCTGACCTATTACGTGGCCCTGTTCCAGCAGAAGGATTTCTGGCGCGTGGTCAAGACCCAGTCGGACAAGCAGGCCGAGGCCACCTACCGCGCCTTCGCCGGCCAGTCGATGGAACTGGCCGAGGTCGATATCCAGCGCATCCGCCTGCAGGCGGAGTACGCCCACAACGAGAAGCTGCTGGCCAGCCGCAACGCCCAGCTGAGCACGCTGCAGGCCGACAACACGCTGCGCATGCAGCAGGAAGAGCAGGTCGCCGCCCGCCAGCAACAATCGCGCCAGGAAGCCACCGCCCTGGCCGACCAGCAGAAGGACGTGCGCCAGCAACTGCGCGATCTGCAGCGCCAGATCGACGCCCTGCAGGCCCAGCAGGCCCAGCTCGGCGGCGCGGGCGCGTCGTCCAAGCGGGGCAGGTAA
- a CDS encoding OmpA family protein, with protein MNAHIVKSACLAAIAASLATSSPAWAEDVKGSKDHPALTRFEGAEIRAYEHKDFDEAVMPDRPIPREAEAKGLELEGKLTRISYRIDGKKSALEVYRNYQGALQAGGFKTLFECKGDEQCGGDFQSFVINGGKVRQPGQGDATFGGKYYVVLAKKEAPTGDIYVFLDVMEDGSNHITPVFQQVLETKPMQTGQVQVLDMAAMQKSLAESGRVAIYGVYFDTDKAVVKPESKAALDEMGKLLNANPNLKVYVVGHTDNQGTLAGNMDLSQKRADAVVKALEAGYKIPAARLSPRGVASLAPVAANDAEAGRAKNRRVELVSQ; from the coding sequence GTGAATGCGCATATCGTGAAATCCGCGTGTCTGGCCGCCATCGCGGCGTCGCTGGCGACGTCGTCGCCGGCCTGGGCCGAGGACGTGAAGGGATCCAAGGACCATCCCGCGCTGACCCGCTTCGAGGGCGCCGAGATCCGCGCCTACGAACACAAGGACTTCGACGAAGCCGTGATGCCCGACCGGCCGATCCCGCGCGAAGCCGAGGCCAAGGGCCTGGAGCTGGAGGGCAAGCTGACCCGCATCTCCTACCGCATCGACGGCAAGAAATCGGCGCTGGAGGTCTACCGCAATTATCAGGGCGCGTTGCAGGCCGGCGGTTTCAAGACCCTGTTCGAATGCAAGGGCGACGAGCAGTGCGGCGGCGATTTCCAGTCCTTCGTCATCAACGGCGGAAAGGTACGCCAGCCCGGCCAGGGCGATGCCACGTTCGGCGGCAAGTACTACGTGGTGCTGGCCAAGAAGGAAGCGCCCACCGGCGACATCTACGTGTTCCTGGACGTGATGGAAGACGGCTCCAACCACATCACGCCGGTGTTCCAGCAGGTGCTCGAAACCAAGCCGATGCAAACGGGGCAGGTCCAGGTGCTGGACATGGCCGCCATGCAGAAGTCGCTGGCCGAATCGGGCCGCGTCGCGATCTATGGCGTGTACTTCGATACCGACAAGGCCGTGGTCAAGCCTGAATCGAAGGCGGCGCTGGACGAGATGGGCAAGCTGCTCAACGCCAATCCGAACCTGAAGGTCTACGTGGTGGGTCACACCGACAACCAGGGCACGCTGGCCGGCAATATGGACCTGTCGCAAAAGCGCGCCGACGCCGTGGTCAAGGCGCTGGAGGCGGGCTACAAGATCCCGGCCGCGCGCCTGTCGCCGCGCGGCGTGGCGTCGTTGGCGCCGGTGGCCGCCAACGACGCCGAGGCCGGCCGCGCGAAGAACCGCCGCGTCGAGCTGGTCAGCCAGTGA
- a CDS encoding DUF1178 family protein encodes MALKVFDLQCEHSHIFEGWFGSHEDYDAQQARGLVTCPVCGSASITKRLSAPRLNVAHLHAPEPAPQQRQAEAPAGASDAQKIAALQAAVLTQVRAMLRNTENVGARFAEEARRIHEGEADERPIRGTASREEREALAEDGIEVMALPDFLDDDRLQ; translated from the coding sequence ATGGCACTCAAAGTTTTCGACCTCCAGTGCGAGCACAGCCACATCTTCGAAGGCTGGTTCGGTTCGCACGAAGACTACGACGCGCAGCAGGCGCGAGGTCTGGTCACGTGCCCTGTCTGCGGGTCGGCATCGATCACCAAGCGCCTGTCGGCGCCTCGGCTGAACGTCGCGCACCTGCACGCGCCTGAGCCCGCGCCCCAGCAGCGGCAGGCCGAAGCGCCCGCCGGTGCGTCCGATGCCCAGAAAATAGCGGCCCTGCAGGCCGCCGTCCTGACCCAGGTGCGGGCAATGCTGCGCAACACCGAGAATGTCGGCGCGCGTTTCGCCGAAGAGGCGCGCCGCATCCACGAGGGCGAGGCCGACGAACGCCCCATTCGCGGGACCGCGTCGCGCGAAGAGCGCGAGGCGCTGGCCGAGGACGGCATCGAGGTCATGGCGCTGCCTGACTTCCTGGACGACGACCGGCTGCAATAG
- a CDS encoding class III extradiol ring-cleavage dioxygenase codes for MRWPTLFVSHGSPMLAVEPGLTGPALAAWSQAQGRKPRAILVVSPHWMGHGLALSTRDQQVAWHDFGGFPPELYTLQYAAPGSPELAARAQALLADAGIAADRDPRRPLDHGAWVPLRYLYPEVDVPVVQLSLDMERDAAGQLELGRALAPLRDEDVLIIGSGSLTHNLRDVRMPQDAPPASYVPAFQQWYAGRLADHDLPALLDWQARAPGAAQAHPHDDHLMPLYVALGAGGGRATRLNDEISYGALAMDAYAFD; via the coding sequence ATGCGTTGGCCCACGCTTTTCGTTTCCCACGGTTCCCCTATGCTGGCCGTCGAGCCCGGTCTGACCGGCCCCGCGCTGGCCGCCTGGAGCCAGGCGCAGGGCCGCAAGCCGCGCGCCATCCTGGTGGTGTCGCCGCACTGGATGGGCCATGGCCTGGCCCTGTCCACGCGCGACCAACAGGTGGCCTGGCACGATTTCGGCGGTTTTCCGCCGGAGCTGTACACGTTGCAATACGCCGCGCCCGGTTCGCCGGAACTGGCCGCGCGCGCGCAGGCGCTGCTGGCCGACGCCGGCATCGCCGCCGACCGTGATCCGCGCCGTCCGCTGGACCATGGCGCCTGGGTGCCGCTGCGCTACCTGTATCCCGAGGTCGACGTGCCGGTGGTGCAGTTGTCGCTGGACATGGAGCGCGACGCCGCCGGGCAGCTCGAACTGGGCCGCGCGCTGGCGCCGCTGCGCGACGAGGACGTGCTGATCATCGGCTCGGGTTCGCTGACGCACAATCTGCGCGATGTGCGCATGCCGCAGGATGCGCCGCCGGCGTCGTATGTGCCGGCGTTCCAGCAATGGTATGCCGGCCGTCTGGCCGACCATGACCTGCCGGCGCTGCTGGACTGGCAGGCGCGGGCGCCGGGCGCGGCGCAGGCCCATCCGCATGACGATCACCTGATGCCGCTCTACGTGGCGTTGGGCGCGGGCGGCGGGCGGGCCACGCGGCTGAACGACGAGATTTCCTATGGCGCCCTGGCGATGGATGCCTATGCCTTCGATTGA
- a CDS encoding sigma 54-interacting transcriptional regulator: MNQKFVREEFDLYVWEGTSDIAARAERCLAGMDVTLVRADAGTAFPPPRDPGRPAVALVSVSVMGDNRFSGYDWLAVQALPIIWVASEARGRDPRYYPPEYSYTLPLAFTTADLRKLLFELLGVLGQARPAAPRREQPLIAVSEPMRALLAEAEMYADCRSNVLVHGETGVGKERVARLLHDRAAWADGPFVAVNCGAIPEGLFEAHFFGHAKGAFTGAVGAHKGYFEQASGGTLFLDEIGDLPLYQQVKLLRVLEQSTVTRLGSANEVPVDFRLVAATNKDLRVLVAQDEFRADLYYRLAVIELRIPSLEQRGAAEKVALFRSLLERMGAGDEPPDWLLERVGATRYEGNVRELSNVAERVAIVRRQFQSWDRARIERIFDQLAEPLRPPAAMGAGGAQCEPPVFTDAERAERARILAALDANGWRRQDTANTLGISRKVLWEKMRKLHLGGGQGETADGMVEAS; this comes from the coding sequence ATGAATCAGAAATTCGTCCGCGAGGAGTTCGATCTGTATGTCTGGGAGGGCACTTCCGACATCGCCGCGCGCGCCGAGCGCTGCCTGGCGGGCATGGACGTGACGCTGGTGCGGGCGGACGCCGGCACGGCCTTCCCGCCGCCGCGCGATCCGGGCCGGCCCGCCGTGGCGCTGGTGTCGGTGTCGGTGATGGGTGACAACCGTTTCAGCGGTTATGACTGGCTGGCCGTGCAGGCGCTGCCCATCATCTGGGTGGCCTCCGAGGCGCGCGGCCGCGATCCGCGTTACTACCCGCCCGAATATTCCTATACCTTGCCGCTGGCCTTCACCACGGCCGACCTGCGCAAGCTGCTGTTCGAGCTGCTGGGCGTGCTGGGCCAGGCCCGGCCGGCCGCGCCCCGGCGCGAGCAGCCGCTGATTGCCGTGTCCGAGCCGATGCGGGCCCTGCTGGCGGAGGCCGAGATGTACGCGGACTGTCGCAGCAACGTGCTGGTCCATGGCGAAACCGGCGTAGGCAAGGAGCGCGTGGCGCGTCTGCTGCACGACCGCGCGGCCTGGGCCGACGGCCCCTTTGTCGCGGTCAATTGCGGCGCCATCCCGGAAGGACTGTTCGAGGCGCATTTTTTCGGCCACGCCAAGGGGGCGTTCACCGGCGCCGTCGGCGCGCACAAGGGCTATTTCGAGCAGGCCAGTGGCGGCACGCTGTTCCTGGACGAGATCGGCGACCTGCCGTTGTACCAGCAGGTCAAGCTGTTGCGGGTGCTGGAGCAGAGCACGGTCACGCGCCTGGGCTCGGCGAACGAAGTGCCGGTGGATTTCCGGCTGGTCGCCGCCACCAACAAGGATCTGCGAGTGCTGGTGGCGCAGGACGAGTTCCGCGCGGATCTGTACTACCGGCTGGCGGTGATCGAATTGCGCATCCCCAGCCTGGAGCAGCGCGGGGCCGCCGAGAAGGTCGCGCTGTTCCGCTCCCTGCTGGAGCGGATGGGCGCCGGGGACGAGCCGCCGGACTGGCTGCTGGAACGCGTCGGGGCCACCCGCTACGAGGGCAATGTGCGCGAGCTGTCCAACGTGGCCGAGCGCGTGGCCATCGTCCGGCGCCAGTTCCAGTCCTGGGACCGGGCGCGCATCGAGCGCATCTTCGACCAGCTGGCCGAGCCGCTGCGCCCGCCCGCCGCGATGGGCGCGGGCGGCGCGCAGTGCGAGCCGCCGGTGTTCACCGATGCCGAACGGGCCGAGCGCGCCCGCATCCTGGCCGCGCTGGACGCCAACGGCTGGCGCCGGCAGGACACCGCCAATACCCTGGGCATCAGCCGCAAGGTGCTGTGGGAAAAGATGCGCAAACTGCATCTGGGCGGCGGGCAGGGTGAAACCGCGGACGGGATGGTGGAAGCCTCCTGA
- the earP gene encoding elongation factor P maturation arginine rhamnosyltransferase EarP translates to MRADIFCRVVDNYGDIGVCWRLARRLAQVPGWRPRLWVDDLRAFARIQPGLDPEQARQQCLGIDIIHWTPAPPADLTPGDVVIEAFACDPPDAFLDAMRQVHPVWINLEYLSAEAWIESCHGLPSQRPDGLVKHFYFPGFTPATGGLLREPGLSAERDALQASPEQQESVLRALGVPQHALSRRRDGARLVSLFCYPNAPVDALASALAADPRPTVLLAPEGVAPGLETACAAPGRPALVRLPFVSQPDFDRLLWCADLNFVRGEDSFVRAAWAARPLVWQIYPQHDPVHLDKLEAWLARYPATEGARALIRAWNQPDSPQALGPALAAALAPEAWQAWARAARDWDAAQADRPDLAENLAAFCAELAKKR, encoded by the coding sequence ATGCGGGCGGACATCTTCTGCCGGGTCGTCGACAACTACGGCGACATCGGCGTGTGCTGGCGCCTGGCCCGCCGGCTGGCCCAGGTTCCGGGCTGGCGGCCGCGCCTGTGGGTCGACGACCTGCGGGCCTTCGCCCGCATCCAGCCCGGGCTGGACCCGGAACAGGCGCGCCAGCAATGCCTGGGCATCGACATCATCCACTGGACGCCGGCGCCGCCCGCCGACCTGACGCCCGGCGACGTGGTGATCGAGGCCTTCGCCTGCGATCCGCCCGACGCCTTCCTGGATGCCATGCGCCAGGTCCATCCGGTCTGGATCAACCTGGAATACCTGAGCGCCGAAGCCTGGATAGAAAGCTGTCACGGCCTGCCGTCGCAACGGCCCGACGGGCTGGTCAAGCATTTCTACTTTCCCGGTTTCACTCCGGCCACGGGCGGACTGCTGCGCGAGCCCGGCCTGTCCGCCGAACGCGACGCGCTGCAGGCTTCGCCCGAACAACAGGAGTCCGTGCTGCGCGCGCTGGGCGTGCCGCAGCACGCGCTGTCGCGCCGGCGCGACGGCGCTCGCCTCGTGTCCCTGTTTTGCTATCCGAACGCGCCGGTCGACGCACTGGCCTCGGCCCTGGCCGCCGATCCGCGCCCGACCGTGCTGCTGGCGCCCGAAGGCGTGGCGCCCGGCCTGGAAACGGCCTGCGCCGCGCCGGGCCGCCCCGCCCTGGTCAGGCTGCCCTTCGTCAGCCAGCCGGACTTCGACCGCCTGCTGTGGTGCGCCGACCTGAACTTCGTGCGCGGCGAGGATTCCTTCGTGCGGGCCGCCTGGGCCGCGCGTCCGCTGGTCTGGCAGATCTACCCGCAGCACGACCCGGTCCATCTGGACAAGCTCGAGGCCTGGCTGGCCCGCTACCCCGCCACCGAAGGCGCCCGGGCGCTGATCCGGGCCTGGAACCAGCCCGACAGCCCGCAAGCCCTTGGTCCGGCCCTGGCCGCCGCCCTGGCGCCCGAGGCCTGGCAGGCCTGGGCCCGGGCCGCCCGTGACTGGGACGCAGCCCAGGCCGACCGGCCCGATCTGGCGGAAAATCTGGCCGCATTTTGCGCAGAGTTGGCCAAGAAACGCTAG
- the efp gene encoding elongation factor P produces the protein MKTAQELRVGNVAMVGKDPLVVQKAEYNKSGRNAAVVKLKFKNLLTGAASESVYKADEKFEVVQLERKECTYSYFGDPMYVFMDEEYNQYEIEADSMGDALNYLEESMPVEVVFYDGRAISVELPTVIVREITYTEPAVRGDTSGKVLKPAKINTGYELNVPLFCAIGDKIEIDTRTNEYRSRVNN, from the coding sequence ATGAAAACCGCTCAGGAATTGCGAGTCGGCAACGTGGCCATGGTCGGCAAGGACCCGCTGGTCGTCCAGAAGGCTGAATACAACAAGTCCGGCCGCAACGCCGCCGTTGTGAAGCTGAAGTTCAAGAACCTGCTGACCGGCGCCGCCAGCGAATCAGTCTACAAGGCCGACGAAAAGTTCGAAGTCGTCCAACTGGAACGCAAGGAGTGCACCTACTCCTACTTCGGCGACCCGATGTACGTCTTCATGGACGAAGAGTACAACCAGTACGAAATCGAAGCCGACAGCATGGGCGACGCCCTGAACTACCTGGAAGAGTCGATGCCCGTGGAAGTGGTCTTCTACGACGGCCGCGCCATCTCGGTGGAACTGCCCACGGTCATCGTGCGCGAAATCACCTACACCGAGCCGGCCGTGCGCGGCGACACCTCGGGCAAGGTGCTCAAGCCCGCCAAGATCAACACCGGCTACGAACTGAACGTGCCGCTGTTCTGCGCCATCGGCGACAAGATCGAAATCGACACCCGCACGAACGAGTACCGCAGCCGCGTCAACAACTGA
- a CDS encoding DUF2863 family protein, whose translation MARSRSQSAPRLTRDASRLITLAQALNRSGSRVEDIFWEAQLAEAIPKLLKAGQDAPLEAALDHLAQADVGAYEVLIEQAETLSESTKIDKNGVRHDVLLVVAPVVAWTRYAIPTGAISASAQQAVLAQLHGHVLSSQARAALMPWLVSVDQMPRTFSETWQWLQRLGTQALGAETMKPALNTEAETANMLADTRYIVAAVAVPEHAPIFRWQEQIGDADASREACQQQWAAQAQPTLAALLPGCGFESLLPDAYYVSNREADRRVRPLSLRAAISWLEGAVNLEASQLRAVVAGCGESRIDEYRIGFTARNSNDVYYGCVWPLYGREEDLPADEGQPDVVDEIAALLKEYGVNDVRRIPGLLPPDYCEDCGAPYFPNPLGELVHAELPEDAEAAPAKFH comes from the coding sequence ATGGCCCGTTCCCGCAGCCAATCCGCTCCCCGCCTGACCCGTGACGCCAGCCGTCTGATCACGCTTGCCCAGGCGCTCAACCGCTCGGGCAGCCGCGTCGAGGACATCTTCTGGGAAGCCCAGCTGGCCGAAGCCATCCCGAAGCTGCTCAAGGCCGGGCAAGACGCCCCGCTCGAAGCCGCGCTGGACCATCTGGCGCAGGCCGATGTCGGCGCTTACGAGGTGCTGATCGAACAGGCGGAAACCCTGTCCGAATCCACCAAGATCGACAAGAACGGCGTGCGCCACGATGTATTGCTGGTGGTGGCCCCGGTGGTGGCCTGGACGCGCTACGCGATCCCGACCGGCGCCATCTCCGCCAGCGCGCAGCAGGCGGTGCTGGCCCAGCTGCATGGCCATGTGCTGTCCAGCCAGGCGCGCGCGGCGCTCATGCCCTGGCTGGTCAGCGTGGACCAGATGCCGCGTACCTTCTCCGAAACCTGGCAGTGGCTGCAACGCCTGGGCACCCAGGCGCTGGGCGCCGAAACCATGAAACCGGCGCTGAACACCGAGGCCGAAACGGCGAACATGCTGGCGGACACCCGCTACATCGTCGCCGCGGTGGCCGTGCCCGAGCACGCCCCCATCTTCCGCTGGCAGGAACAGATTGGCGACGCCGACGCCAGCCGCGAAGCCTGCCAGCAACAATGGGCCGCGCAGGCCCAGCCCACGCTGGCCGCCCTGCTGCCCGGCTGCGGCTTCGAATCGCTGCTGCCGGACGCTTATTACGTGAGCAACCGCGAAGCCGACCGGCGCGTGCGCCCGCTGTCGCTGCGCGCCGCCATCAGCTGGCTCGAAGGCGCGGTCAATCTCGAAGCCTCGCAACTGCGGGCCGTGGTGGCCGGCTGCGGCGAAAGCAGGATCGACGAATACCGCATCGGCTTCACCGCGCGCAACAGCAACGACGTGTACTACGGTTGCGTCTGGCCGCTGTACGGGCGCGAGGAAGACCTGCCGGCCGACGAAGGCCAGCCTGACGTGGTCGACGAAATCGCCGCGCTGCTCAAGGAATACGGCGTCAACGACGTGCGCCGCATTCCCGGCCTGCTGCCGCCCGACTACTGCGAGGACTGCGGCGCGCCCTACTTCCCGAATCCGCTGGGCGAACTGGTGCACGCCGAGCTGCCCGAGGACGCCGAGGCCGCGCCGGCCAAGTTCCACTAG
- the acnA gene encoding aconitate hydratase AcnA, whose amino-acid sequence MPHNTLDTLKNFKIGDKSCQYYSLPALGKALGVDVQRLPVSIRIVLESVLRNCDGKKVTEEHVRQLANWQANAKREDEIPFVVARVVLQDFTGVPLLADIAAMRSVADQMGKSPKSIEPLVPVDLVVDHSVMIDYFGTKNALDLNMKLEFKRNQERYQFMKWGMQAFDTFGVVPPGFGIVHQVNLEYLARGVHQDKKHNVYYPDSLVGTDSHTTMINGIGVVGWGVGGIEAEAGMLGQPVYFLTPDVVGVELKGKLRGGVTATDLVLTITEMLRREKVVGKFVEFCGEGTASLSVAERATIGNMAPEYGATMGFFPVDERTIDYFRGTGRTEAEIAAFEAYFKAQKMFGVPKAKDINFTKLLTLDLSTVAPSLAGPKRPQDRIEIGNVKNTFIDLFSKPVAENGFNQPADKLGQTYTTSAGTKVKNGDILIAAITSCTNTSNPSVLLAAGLLAKKAVEAGLTVPKHIKTSLAPGSRVVTEYLTKTGLLPYLEKLGFDVAAYGCTTCIGNAGDLTPDLNEAITGNDLVCAAVLSGNRNFEARIHPNIKANFLASPPLVVAYALAGTITRDLMTEPVGQGKHGDVWLGDIWPSTEEIDALLKFALDPKAFQANYGQVKSNPGELWEHIKGVTGDTYNWPDSTYIAEPPFFQDFGMTPGATPTVKGARALGVFGDSVTTDHISPAGSIKETSPAGKWLKEHGVMKADFNSYGSRRGNHEIMMRGTFANVRIKNLMIPALPDGSRFEGGETLFQPTGEQMSIYDAAMKYVAAGTPTVVFGGEEYGTGSSRDWAAKGTQLLGVKAVITRSFERIHRSNLVGMGVLPLQFKGNDSVQSLGITGEETYDISGLENGIKPMQDVTLTITRKDGSKQDVTVLLRIDTPIEVDYYQHGGILPFVLRQLLAA is encoded by the coding sequence ATGCCGCACAACACCCTCGACACCCTGAAGAATTTCAAGATCGGCGACAAGTCCTGTCAGTACTATTCGCTGCCGGCCCTGGGCAAGGCCCTGGGCGTGGACGTGCAGCGGCTGCCCGTCTCCATCCGCATCGTGCTGGAGTCGGTGCTGCGCAACTGCGACGGCAAGAAAGTCACCGAAGAACACGTCAGGCAGCTGGCCAACTGGCAGGCCAACGCCAAGCGCGAGGATGAGATCCCCTTCGTGGTGGCGCGCGTGGTACTGCAGGACTTCACCGGCGTACCGCTGCTGGCCGACATCGCCGCCATGCGCTCGGTGGCCGACCAGATGGGCAAGAGCCCCAAGAGCATCGAGCCGCTGGTGCCGGTCGATCTGGTGGTCGACCACTCGGTCATGATCGACTACTTCGGCACCAAGAACGCGCTGGACCTGAACATGAAGCTGGAATTCAAGCGCAACCAGGAGCGCTACCAGTTCATGAAGTGGGGCATGCAGGCCTTCGACACCTTCGGCGTGGTGCCCCCGGGCTTCGGCATCGTCCACCAAGTCAACCTGGAATACCTGGCGCGCGGCGTGCACCAGGACAAGAAGCACAACGTCTACTACCCCGACTCGCTGGTGGGCACCGACAGCCACACCACCATGATCAACGGCATCGGCGTGGTCGGCTGGGGCGTGGGCGGCATCGAGGCCGAGGCCGGCATGCTGGGCCAGCCCGTGTACTTCCTGACCCCCGACGTGGTCGGCGTGGAGCTCAAAGGCAAACTGCGCGGCGGCGTCACCGCCACCGACCTGGTGCTGACCATCACCGAAATGCTGCGCCGTGAAAAAGTGGTGGGCAAGTTCGTCGAATTCTGTGGCGAAGGCACCGCCAGCCTGTCCGTGGCCGAACGCGCCACCATCGGCAACATGGCGCCGGAATACGGCGCGACCATGGGCTTCTTCCCGGTCGACGAACGCACCATCGACTACTTCCGCGGCACCGGCCGCACCGAAGCCGAGATCGCCGCCTTCGAAGCCTATTTCAAGGCCCAGAAGATGTTCGGCGTGCCCAAGGCCAAGGACATCAACTTCACCAAGCTGCTGACGCTGGACCTGTCCACCGTGGCGCCGTCGCTGGCCGGCCCGAAGCGTCCGCAGGACCGCATCGAGATCGGCAACGTCAAGAACACCTTCATCGATCTGTTCTCCAAGCCGGTCGCCGAGAACGGCTTCAACCAGCCCGCCGACAAGCTCGGCCAGACCTACACCACCAGCGCCGGCACCAAGGTCAAGAACGGCGACATCCTGATCGCGGCCATCACGTCCTGCACCAACACGTCCAACCCCAGCGTGCTGCTGGCGGCCGGCCTGCTGGCCAAGAAGGCCGTCGAAGCCGGCCTGACCGTGCCCAAGCACATCAAGACCTCGCTGGCCCCCGGATCGCGCGTGGTCACCGAATACCTGACCAAGACGGGCCTCCTGCCCTACCTGGAAAAGCTGGGCTTCGACGTGGCCGCCTACGGCTGCACCACCTGCATCGGCAACGCCGGCGACCTGACCCCGGACCTGAACGAGGCCATCACCGGCAACGACCTGGTCTGCGCCGCCGTGCTGTCGGGCAATCGCAACTTCGAGGCCCGCATCCACCCGAACATCAAGGCCAACTTCCTGGCCTCGCCGCCGCTGGTCGTGGCCTATGCCCTGGCCGGCACCATCACGCGCGACCTGATGACCGAGCCCGTGGGCCAAGGCAAGCACGGCGACGTGTGGCTGGGCGACATCTGGCCGAGCACCGAGGAAATCGACGCGCTGCTCAAGTTCGCGCTGGATCCCAAGGCCTTCCAGGCCAACTACGGCCAGGTCAAGAGCAACCCCGGCGAACTCTGGGAACACATCAAGGGCGTCACCGGCGACACCTACAACTGGCCCGACTCGACCTACATCGCCGAGCCGCCGTTCTTCCAGGACTTCGGCATGACGCCGGGCGCCACGCCGACCGTCAAGGGCGCGCGCGCGCTGGGCGTGTTCGGCGACTCGGTCACCACCGACCACATCTCGCCGGCCGGCTCCATCAAGGAAACCTCGCCCGCCGGCAAGTGGCTCAAGGAACACGGCGTGATGAAGGCCGACTTCAACAGCTACGGCTCGCGCCGCGGCAACCACGAGATCATGATGCGCGGCACCTTCGCCAACGTGCGCATCAAGAACCTCATGATTCCCGCGCTGCCGGACGGCAGCCGCTTCGAAGGCGGCGAGACCCTGTTCCAGCCCACCGGCGAACAGATGTCCATCTATGACGCGGCCATGAAGTACGTCGCGGCCGGCACGCCCACCGTGGTGTTCGGCGGCGAGGAGTACGGCACCGGCTCGTCGCGCGACTGGGCCGCCAAGGGCACCCAGCTGCTGGGCGTGAAGGCCGTGATCACCCGCAGCTTCGAGCGCATCCACCGCAGCAACCTGGTCGGCATGGGCGTGCTGCCGCTGCAGTTCAAGGGCAACGACAGCGTGCAGTCGCTGGGCATCACCGGCGAGGAAACCTACGACATCTCCGGCCTGGAAAACGGCATCAAGCCGATGCAGGACGTGACGCTGACGATCACCCGCAAGGACGGTTCCAAGCAGGACGTGACCGTGCTGCTGCGCATCGACACGCCGATCGAGGTGGACTACTACCAGCACGGCGGCATCCTGCCCTTCGTGCTGCGCCAGCTGCTGGCGGCCTGA